A window of Bacteroidales bacterium genomic DNA:
CTTGGGATCGGCCAGGTTGAAACCGGAGTAAAGCTTCTTGGCATCGTCGAGACAGGAGATCGAAACGCCGGAATTGCCGATCTTTCCGTAAATATCCGGGCGGATATCAGGGTCGTTACCATATAGGGTGACGGAATCGAAAGCGGTGGAAAGCCTTTTGGCCGGCATTCCTTTGGAGAGATAATGAAAACGTTTGTTGGTGCGCTCCGGGCCACCTTCACCGGCGAACATCCGGGTCGGATCCTCGCCTACCCGCTTGAATGGGAAAACCCCTGCCGCGTAAGGAAATTCACCCGGCACATTCTCTTTCAGGCTCCACCTGACAATATCTCCCCAGCCTTTGTATTTGGGAAGCGATATTTTCGGGATGTTGGTGTGGGAAAGGGATTCAACATGCGTATTTACCCGGATCTTCTGGTCCCTGACCTGGAAAATGTACTCCGGCTGGCTGTAAGAACCGACCTTAAGCGGCCAGGTCTCCAGGATGAATTTAGTCTTGCCGTCGAGCTCCGGCTCAATCTTCTTATATTCCTCTTCAAGAGCGCTTTTCACGTCTTCATTTGCAGTGTTTCCGCCCTTGAGGATTTTAATGGTCTCCTGGATGGAATGAAGCCGCTGGGCCACTCCGGCCTGCTTTTCGGCCCACTTGTTATAATTTCTTACCGTTTCAGCGATCTCTGAAAGATACCGGGTCCTGTTGGGTGGGATGATAAAGATCTTATCCGCCATGCCGGCTTCGGCACGTATTTTCGTGACAAAGCCGGCGCCGGTCTTTTCATTGATAATATCGATCAGCGCCTTGTAGAAAAGGTTCACGCCCGGGTCATTGTACTGTGAGGCGATGGTTCCGTAGACCGGCATTTTATCCGGTTCTTCATGCCAGAGCTGGTGGTTGCGGGCAAACTGCTTTCGCACGTCGCGCAGGGCATCCAGTGCGCCCCTCTTATCGAATTTATTGATGGAGATGATATCGGCGAAATCGAGCATGTCGATTTTCTCGAGCTGCGTGGCCGCGCCATATTCGGGGGTCATCACGTACATCGACACATCGCTGTGGTCGACGATTTCCGTATCCGACTGGCCGATGCCGGAGGTTTCGAGGATGATGAGGTCATAACCTGCTGCCTGCAGGATGGTTTCCGCGTCTTTCACATAACGTGAAACGGCCAGGTTCGATTGGCGTGTAGCCAGCGAGCGCATATAAACCCGCGGGTTGTTGATGGCATTCATCCGGATACGGTCACCCAGCAGGGCGCCGCCGGTTTTGCGCTTGGAAGGATCGACGGAGATGATCCCGATGGTTTTCTCCGGGAAATCGTGTAAGAAGCGGCGGACTATTTCATCTACAAGGGAAGATTTGCCAGATCCGCCGGTGCCGGTTATCCCCAGCACGGGAGATCTCTTTGAGTGATGCTTTAGCCCGTCGATCAGGTCCCTGGCGCTTTCAGGGAAATTTTCAGCAGCAGAGATCAGCCTGGCAATGGCGTAAACGTCTTTTTGCCCTGATTTTTTTATTTCGATGTCTTCTATCTGGTTACCCGTGGGGTAATCGGATTTCTCCATCAGGTCGTTGATCATGCCCTGCAGGCCCATCTCACGGCCATCGTCAGGTGAATAGATCCGGGTAATGCCATACTGGTGAAGCTCTTCCATCTCGTCGGGAAGGATCACCCCGCCGCCGCCGCCGAAAATCTTAATGTGTCCGCAGCCTCTTTCACGGAGCATGTCGAGCATGTATTTGAAGAACTCCATATGGCCGCCCTGGTAGGAGGTGATAGCGATAGACTGGGCATCTTCCTGTATGGCGCAGTCGACGATCTCTTTCACAGCTCTGTCATGGCCGAGATGGATCACTTCGGCTCCCGTAGACTGGATAATGCGGCGCATGATATTGATCGCGGCATCGTGGCCATCGAACAACGACGCTGCGGTGACGATGCGGATGTGGTTCTTCGGCTGATAAGGTTTCTGCTCAGGGTGCATGAATTTGCGGATATGATATTGCAAAGATATAAAAAAGTTTGCATGGAGGCATGGGGGCATGGAAGCATGGATGTTAACATTTCATTATCTTTACCTCTCTAACTAATAACCATTATGCTGAAACAGATCCTCTTCGCCATCTCATTGCTGATTACGCTGGGAATCTTTGCCTATACGACCTGGCAATATTACCTCAGGTTCAAACTGACCAAACCCTATCCTGTCAAAGAATTCGGCAGGCGTTTCAAGATTATGCTGACGGTGGCTTTCGGACAGACCAAGATCCTGCGAAAACCTGTCATTGGCCTGATGCACGCACTCGTCTGGTGGGGTTTCCTGGTGATCCTCATCGGGAGCATCGAAATGGTGATCGACGGGCTGTTTGGGACGGAAAGGGCGCTGTCTGTTCTCGGTCCGGTGTATGATGTGATTACTGCCTCCGGCGACATTTTCGCTCTCATTATCCTCTTTGCCATCATCGCTTTCCTGGTCAGGAGGATATTTCTGAACATCCGCCGTTTTACCGGCATCGAGATGAAGCATATCTCCCATAAGGATGCTAACCTGGCGCTTTCGCTGATCCTTTTCCTCATGGTGTCTCTGCTGGGGATGAATACCTTTTACCTGGTGATTCATGGGGGCATGGAAGCGGGGAGGCATGGAGGCGTGGGAGTTTTCCCGGTGAGCCAATTCATTGCGGGATGGTCTGGGGGAATGCCCGGAGGAGCAATCCATGTGTGGCACGAAATCTTTTGGTGGTCCCATATCCTTGGCATATTCCTTTTTGCCAATATCCTTCCGTACTCAAAGCATTTCCACGTCTTCATGTCGGTGCCGAATGTGTTTTTAAGCAGGCTGGAACCCCTGGGCTATCTTCCGAATATGCCGGATATCACAAAAGAGGTTAAGAAAATGATGGATCCCAGCCTGGCTTTTGCTGCTCCGGCCGAAGGGGAAGCTGCGCCTGTATCGCGCTTCGGGGTATTGGATGTGGAAGATATCACATGGAAGAACTACCTGGACTCGCTGGCCTGCACAGAATGCGGAAGATGCACCGAAGTCTGCCCGGCGAATATCACCGGGAAGAAACTCTCACCCCGGAAAATCATCATGGATGTCAGGGCGAGGATGAAGGAAAAAGCGCAGGGGCTGATCAGGGACAAGACATTTGGCGATGGCAAATCCCTTATCCGGGATTATATCTCTGAAGAAGAGCTCTGGGCCTGTACCACCTGCAACGCCTGTGCCCGCGAGTGCCCGGTGAACATCAACCATCCCTCGCTGATCGTGGATATGCGGCGCTACCTGGTGATGGAAGAAGCCAAAGGGCCCGGGGAACTGAATGCGATCTTCACCAACATAGAAAACAACGGCGCTCCGTGGCAGTTTTCACCGCAGGACAGGATGTTGTGGGCTGAGGAGATTTATATGGAAAAAGTAAAAGTTTCTGTTCCAATTATGTCCGACTGTTACGCCCGGGGCGAAAAACCTGAGTATCTCTTTTGGGTTGGTTCTGCAGGCGCTTTTGACGACCGCTATAAAAAAGTTACCCGCGAGTTTGTGAAGATATTGGCCCATTTTGGCATAAGCTACGCGGTGCTGGGCACCGAAGAAGCCGACAGCGGCGACGTGGCCCGCCGTGCCGGCAATGAAATGCTCTTCCAGATGCAGGCTCTGATGAATATAGAGCTTTTTAACATGTATGAAGTGAAGAAGATCCTCACCTGCTGCCCGCACGACTACAACACCCTCAAAAATGAATACCCGGATTTCGGCGGGCAGTTTGAGGTGATTCATCACACACAATTCCTCGCCGAAATAGTTCAAAGTTCAAAGTTCAAAGTTCAAAATGCCAAATCCAAATTTCAAATTTCAAATTTCAGGATCACCTTCCATGATCCGTGCTACTTAGGCCGGGCAAATAGCGAATATGACGCTCCGCGCGCAGTGCTCTCCGCCCTATGCCCTTCGCTGATCGAAATGAAAAGGTCGAAAAGCTTTGCCCTTTGCTGCGGTGCCGGTGGCGGACAAATGTTTAAGGAAGCCGAACCGGGGAATAAGGAGGTGTTTATTGAGAGAATTGAAGATGTCATCTCAGCCGGCGCCGATATCGTCGCTACTGCCTGCCCATTCTGTATGGTGATGATGACCGACGGGATCAAGTATAAGAATAGGGAGGAATCGCTGAAAAACTATGATGTTGCAGAACTAGTTAGCATAGCGTTGGGATTGTGATTGGTGATTGGTTATTAGGTGAATCTGCTGACTGTCAACTGTCAACTGTCAACTCCCTCAATGCTTCTTCGCTTCCCTTACTGCTTCGATCAGCCTGGGCAGTACCTGGTGGACATCAGCTATCATTCCATATTCCGCCGCTTCAAAGATCGGGGCGTCTTTGTCGGTATTGATCGCAATGATATGTTTCGATGCGCTTACGCCGCCCAGATGCTGGATAGCTCCGGAAATACCCAGGGCAATATAAACGTTCGGGCCGATGATCTTTCCGGTCTGGCCCACATGTTCCTGATGTGAACGCCAGCCTTCGTCGGAAACAGGCCTGGAGCAGGCAGTGGCAGCGCCTAAAAGCCCGGCCAGCTCTTCCAGCGGGCCCCACTTGTCAGCGCTTTTCATGCCCCTTCCGCCTGAAACAACAATTTCTGCATCCGTGAGCAAAATTTTATCTGTGACTTTTTTTACATCCAGCACCCTGGTCGCAAAATGTGCATCGGTCAGTTGGGGCGTGAAAGATTCTATCGTAGCTTTTTCATCTGATGCAATGGTTTCGACAGAATTCGGGAAAAGGGTCAGGATCTTTTTTGGGGATTTAATGGTGATATGGCCGATGGCTTTACCGGTAAAAACTCCCTTTTTGACGACAAAAGGCTGAAGAGAGTCTGGCAAAGCGTTAACGCCGGATGCAACGCCGGCTTTTAGCTTCACCGCTACCCGGGGTGCAAGGGCCTTACCGGTGAAATTATGGGAGAAAACCACCACATCAGCCGATTCCTTTTCAGCTACCTGAGCAATGATCGCCGCGAAAGCCTTGTTGATCAATCCATCTATCCGGCTGTCTACAACCTTAATAATTTTTGAAGCCCCATAATGACCAAGCTTTTTAAGTTCTTCTTCAGGTACATCCCCGATAGAAACAACAATTGCATGGGTCCCCATCTGAACGGCAAGCTGATGCGCGTAAGAAACCAGCTCATAGCTGATCTTCTTGAATTTTCCGTCCCAATTCTCTGTATATGCTAGTACTGACATAATTTTCAAATTTCAATTTTCAAATTTCAATCTAGAACATCTTCAAATTATTCTTCATGACATCCACCAGTTCGTCGATATTATCCGCATCAATCATCCTGCATTTCGCATGGGTAGGTGGAAGTTCAAAGCTGGTAAATTCCGCCAGCTCTTCCGCTGCAATAGCCGGTTTGACGGTGAGAGGCTTGGTCCGGGCCATCATAATACCTCGCATGGACGGGATTCGGGGTTCTTTGGTTATGCCTTTCTGTACAATCGCCACAAAAGGCAGGGTCGTCTCCAGGACTTCCTGCCCGCCATCGATCTCCCGGCTGAGCCTGACCTGGCCATTCTCCAGTTGCAGGCTGGAAACAGAAGAAACTGAAGGGCAATCGAGAAACTCGGCAAGCATTCCTCCGACAGTGGAACCGTTATAGTCGCTCGATTCAATCCCGCAAAGGATAATATCGTAGGGCTGGGATTTGATAAAATCAGCTATTTGAGCTGAAACCTGGAAAGAATCTTTGCAGTCAGCATCCACCCGTACGGCATCATCCGCGCCAATAGCAAGCGCCTTCCGGAGAGTAGGCTCCGTTTCCGGCTTGCCAACCGTGATCACGGTAACCTTTTCAATCGTGGTTCCTGATGTTTCCTTGATTTCAAGAGCGCGGGTCAGGGCCAGTTCGTCCCACGGGTTGATGATCCATTGGACACCCGTCGCATCAAAATTCTTCGAGTCACCTGTGAATTTTATTTTCGTCGTGGTGTCGGGGACATTGCTCAGGCAGATCAGGATTTTCATCTTTTACTTGTTAAATGGTTCGATTGTTCGACTGTTCAATTGTTCGATTGTTAGTCGCAAAAATATAATTTTATTTTGACAGAACCATATCGGTGTACTTTATCCATTGGTTGAATATCCGTGAGTTATTAAAAATAGAACGCGGATGACACGGATACAACGGATTTACGCGGATTACATTAGCAATACGAAACTGGGTACTACGGACTGCCAATTTTCTAATGCTGACTGTCAACTGTCAACTGTCAACTACTGACTTCTCTCACCGCTGCAGCGCTCTTGAGATCACGATCCTCTGTATCTCCGAAGTGCCTTCGTAGATCTGGGTTACCTTAGCTTCCCGCATCAGGCGTTCGACGTGATATTCCTTTACATAGCCATAACCGCCGTGGATCTGGACGGCTTCGGTGGTGACCCACATGGCGGCATCAGCGGCATAGAGCTTGGCCATGGAACTGGCCAGTCCATAAGGTTGGTTGTTATCTTTAAGCCAGGCGGCTTTGTAAACAAAATTCCTGGCAGCCTCCACCTTGACAGCCATATCGGCTATTTTAAAACTGATGCCTTCGTGTTCTATGATAGGCCTTCCGAATGCTTTTCTTTCCTGTGCATATTTCAATGATCTTTCGAATGCGCCGGCAGCAATACCGGTGGCTTGGGCAGCGATACTGATCCGTCCTGTTTCGAGCATCTTCATGGCAAATGCAAATCCGAAGCCATCCGCGCCGACGCGGTTTGCTTTCGGGACTTTTACATCGCTGAACATGACGGAATGGGTGTCGGAACTGCGCAGGCCCATTTTATCTTCATGGGGAGAGAGAGAAATTCCGGGCCACTCTTTTTCGACTATGAAAGCATTTATCCCTTTATGGCATAACTCCGGGTGGGTTTGGGCAAAGACGATATAGACCGATCCGCAGTTTGCATTGGAGATCCAGTTTTTCGTGCCGTTTACCAGGTAATAATCGCCCATGTCGGCAGCGGTAGTACGTTGGCAAGTGGCATCAGAGCCGGCTTCCGGTTCTGATAACAGAAAAGCGCCGATAGTCTTTCCGCTTGCAAGGTTTGGAAGGTATTTTTCTCTCTGTTCCTCCGTACCGTATTTCTCAATGCCAAAGCAGGGAAGCGAATTATGAACCGAAAGGATTACCCCCATGGCGGCATCGATTTTTGATATTTCCTCGATGGCCAGCACGTAAGCAATAGTGTCCATCCCGCCGCCGCCATATTTCGGGTCGACGTTCATACCGAAGAATCCCAGTTCAGCCAGGTTTTTAATGTGCCGCCAGGGTATTTCCGCCCTGGCATCGCGCTCTAAAACATCCAGTATCAGTTCCCGCTCGGCATAATCTCTTGCAGCCTGGCGGATCATGAGTTGCTCTTCGGTAAAGGTGAAGTCCATTATTTCATCGGTTTGATTAACGAGAAAAGCAAATGTAGGTAAAATTAACTAATTCCCCCCTCGCTATCTCGAACTCAGCCACAATCTCCTCCACGATCTTACCGGCCGGCTTGATTTCATTGATATATCCCGAAACCTGGCCGATTTCAAGTTCGCCTTCGTCGAGGTCGCCTTCAAACATGCCTTTTTTCGCCCGGCCGTGTCCAAGCAGTTCGCAGATTTCTTCCCGGGTAGCGCCTTTATCTTCCAGGGCTTTTACTTCATGGTAGAACTTGTTTTTGATCAATCTTACCGGTATAATTTTCTTCAGTGTCAGGGAAGTATCCCCGTCTTTTGCTTCTATGACTTTCCTTTTGAAATCCGGGTGTGCGGACGACTCTTCCGACGCCACGAACCGGCTGCCGATCTGCACACCGTCGGCTCCCAGCGCGAATGCCGCCAGCATAGCCCTTCCGGTACCGATGCCACCGGCAGCGATCAGGGGTAGGCTGGTCACCTGGCGAACCATCGGTATCAGCGACATGGTGGTGGTTTCTTCAATCCCGTTATGCCCTCCTGCCTCAAAGCCTTCGGCCACGATGGCATCCACCCCTGCTTCCTCACACTTCCGGGCAAATTTGGTGTTGGCGATCACATGGGCAACTGTGATCCCCCTCTCTTTGAAGAAGGATGTATATTTTGCGGGATTACCTGCCGAAGTGAAAACGATCTTCACCCCTTCATCAATAATGATCTGTATAAGATCATCGACCTGCGGGTAAATCAGCGGGAGATTAACCCCGAATGGCTTGTCAGTGGCTGCCTTGCATTTGCGGATATGCTGCCGCAGGATATCCGGGTACATCGACCCGGAGCCGATAAGGCCAAGTCCGCCGGCATTGCTGACGGCCGACGCCAGCTCCCAGCCGGAGCACCAGATCATGCCGGCCTGAATGATTGGATAGCGTATCCGGAAGAGAGAAGTAATTCTATTCATAGTGTTGAGGTTTAAGGTTTAAGGTTTAAGTGGGGGACTTTTCTCACAGTCTTACGGTCTTACAGTCTTATCGTCTTACAGTCTTACAGTCCTACAGTCTTACAGTCCTAAAATTTTCTCAGTTTTTAACCCGTGACAATTGGTTCTGTATCAGCAACATCCGTTAATCGCATTTTCCCATCGGCTGCCGGCATTTTCAAACCGTTACAATTTGTAACGGTTTCGTTTCCTTCGTCTAAAAGCCTCTTTTTTAACACTCTCCAATATGTTTGCGGGTTCTCGCTTTCCGTAAGTATTGCAAGTACATCAACAATAGAAAAATACCATTTTTCCTGGTCTTCATCCCAAATGGTTCTTATCTTTTTGTCATTAAATAATTTGATAGCAGTTTCTTTGGTCATAAGATTAAATTTATAAGTAATTCAACCTAATCAATTGATTCTTCTAAATCAAGATGCTAACTTTAAGTTTATCATCATGGCTAAATGTTATTTGGGGAGTTTTAGCCTTTTTAGGCGAAATTTCAGGGAATTCGCCTGATCAGGCTAATCTTTCCAGCAAATCATTAAAACTATCAAACCAATAGGCCCTGTATTCTTCCGGAATTCCGGCAATTCCACCTTTTGCCGGAAACAATAATAGTCTGGCAGTTACCTTCAGGCTATCATGCTCAAAAATCTCAGGTGCCTTTTTATCAGCTTGTTCATAAATGCGTCTGAATCCATCAATCTTTCTTAATCCATCCGTATGTTCTGTACCTTTCGGATCAATAAATAATATTTGATAATTATTGCCTTTTTGCAACCAGAAAATAAAATCAGGTTTAAATTTTGAGATTCTGTTTTCTTTTGGATTGTAATAGGGAATGTAAACTTCATCAAGACTTTGATCAAGTTTTGAAAACATCCACCAATCCTGATTTTTAAATAGATTGACTTCCTTTTTTAGATATTGCTCCAAATGTTCGATGAATTTGACTTCACTAGGAACTGTAATGATATGATTCAGATAATCAAGCCTTTCATTTTCCGATACGATTAAAGGAATAAAATAATGATTTGGAATATATTTGATCTTTAATTCTTCAAAACTGGCTTCCTCAATGAAGTCAATTTCAAGCTGTTTTAATTTCTGCTTATAAACGGTTTTATCACCGGTCTTATCAAATTCCTTATCAATTGCCTTTTCCTGTACTTCTTTCTGGTCGTAATTCTTGACACGTTGGATGTTCTCAATTATTTGGTTGTATTTTTCACCATCGCTGAATTTAATTTTCTTAAAATGAACGATTTCCTCCTCAAGTTTTTTGAACTTCTCTAGTTCTTTATTCCGGATGCTGAAATAATCAAACACTCTTTGCAAAAGCAGTTCAGGATCATAAATTGATCTTGTTTCATCAAAATCGAAATACGTATCAGGGGCGGAAAAGCTCTCAGCCACTTTCGCAAGGATTTTTACTTCGGATTCAAATTTTACGAGGGTCACTTTTTCCTGCAGATAATTATAATAAGATTGAGCAAGTTCGAAATCTTTTCTGCTCATTCTAAACTTTTGAACTATATCTTCTTCTGCATAAATATTGTCGGAATCCCTATAAACAGGTATCAGCAATTGCTTTTCCTCTGAAGCCTTATTAACCTGAAATTCCTGGCCGATGTTTTTATCTTGTTTTTCATCATGCAAGGCCTTGATAATTTGCTTGAGGTTTCCGGCGTTTGTTCCAAAAACAAACAAGCTTTCTATTGGAAGGATGAAAGATTTGACTTTTTGATACACGTAAATTTCTACTTCTTTACCCTGAACTAAGTTTGCCAGGCGTTTCCGTTTATTTTTTAACGGTTCTATCCTTACCCCGCGTCCAATGGATTGAAGTACAAACTTCTTTGCATCACTTCCTATTCCAATGTTGACAAATAATACAATATTCGGCCTGTTTGAATCCCATCCCTCGTAAAAAGCCCGGGATCCCATTAAAAGGTTGATTTCCGAATCATCCAGGTTAAGTTTCCTGAAAACGCTTTCATTTTCAAAGCTTTCAATGATTTCATAACCTTCCAGTTTATCTTTAAGCCAACCGGAAATATCACCGATCTTTATTAGTGCAAAAGGTTTCTCAGAGGTCTGAAGTTTGAAAATTATTTCATTTTTATTACCTGGAATTTTAAGCACTTCAATCTTTCCAGGGGAAGGAGAATTATAGACATGGGTCAGCAGGTCCTGATAATCAATCTCCTGCAGTAACTTTTTATCGTAAACCATTTTTAATTCTTCGAATTCAAAATCCGGATCAGCCTCCAGCTCTGAAGCCAACTCCTCTTTTGCCAAATCCATCACTTCATTCCTGATTTCATTGGAGGCAACTTTCTCTAATTCATTAAAGAAGAGTTTTAAATCGGATTCCTCTGTATCTACTGAATTTACCAGTGTTAAAAGTAATGGCCGATGATAAAAAGCGCTGTTAAAGTTCCTTACTTTATTAAAATGCTTTTTAATGTATGTCAGCAAAATCAATGTTTTGATAACGATTTTCTGTTTTTCAATTTCGGAATAATCATCCTGATCGCGAAAAGCAGTGACCTGAGAACCTGAAACATAGATATGCTTACCGTATCCTTCCTCTATGAACTTCGACAAATTAAAATTGAAGACGCAGGTGGCGTAATCCCTTGGATCAGTAAAAGTTGCTGAAAAGTTGAACAGAAAACCGTTCCGGCTTAATATGGAATAGAATATTTGTCTTTTGCTGTCTTCTTTATCGCCTTTATGTGCTTCATCAAGAATAATGTACCATTTGCCCTGATTGTCGTAGTTTTGGTAATTGATGATCTTTTCTTTCTGTTCGTCTGAAATCAGGTCGGAACGGTAATAAAAAATTGTAATCTCATTTTTACCAAAAGTCAATACATTGTCTCTTTTTACCTGGTCATATTCTTTTAAGTTCTTCAGGTTGATTTTAACATCATGATTGAAACCATTGAATTCTTCCACATGGCTTTTAAACTGTTCAATGAGGTCGTCACGGTGGGCCAGGAATAGAATATCTCTTTCAGGTATTTCTTTGTCTTGTAATAGTTGCCTGAGCAAATCGATCAGTTTTACGATGACAAGGGTCTTCCCGGATCCCGTGGCCATCCAGTAACTCATCCGGTTGATGAAACAAGAAAATGATATTTTTCCTTCAACAACAGGATAATCCTTATCATATTCCAGCAGATATTTTGCAGTTTTCCCGTCTTGCTTTCTGTGTAAATCGAAATCAAGACTCTCTTCCAGGTCAAAATAAGTGAAGAATTTCTCTTTTTCTCCTCCTTCATCTCTGTAGAAACGATAAAGCGCCTTCAGGGTATTTTTTAAGGCATTTCTCTGAAAATCAAACAGTACTTTATTTGATGAAAATCGACCGAAGTCAAAATTCTGCCATTTTCCCGGCAGGTTTTCAAATGAAATATTCTCAACGACCGATTGCAGATAGAGCTTCATAAAGCTAAGAATAAGGTTAATGGCTTATCTGAATTTGGAATGTGCAAAAAATGCACATTGCTTTTTTTGTCAACTTCGGAATCCCTGAAAATACTATTTATATGTTTTGTGATGACAGACCGCTCCTTACCATATAATTCAGCAATTTCATCCTGTTTAAGCCAAACGGTTTCTCCTTTAAAACGCACACGTAATTCAGCCTTGTTTTTGGAGATTTTATAAAGGCGGATTTCA
This region includes:
- a CDS encoding DEAD/DEAH box helicase family protein, with the protein product MKLYLQSVVENISFENLPGKWQNFDFGRFSSNKVLFDFQRNALKNTLKALYRFYRDEGGEKEKFFTYFDLEESLDFDLHRKQDGKTAKYLLEYDKDYPVVEGKISFSCFINRMSYWMATGSGKTLVIVKLIDLLRQLLQDKEIPERDILFLAHRDDLIEQFKSHVEEFNGFNHDVKINLKNLKEYDQVKRDNVLTFGKNEITIFYYRSDLISDEQKEKIINYQNYDNQGKWYIILDEAHKGDKEDSKRQIFYSILSRNGFLFNFSATFTDPRDYATCVFNFNLSKFIEEGYGKHIYVSGSQVTAFRDQDDYSEIEKQKIVIKTLILLTYIKKHFNKVRNFNSAFYHRPLLLTLVNSVDTEESDLKLFFNELEKVASNEIRNEVMDLAKEELASELEADPDFEFEELKMVYDKKLLQEIDYQDLLTHVYNSPSPGKIEVLKIPGNKNEIIFKLQTSEKPFALIKIGDISGWLKDKLEGYEIIESFENESVFRKLNLDDSEINLLMGSRAFYEGWDSNRPNIVLFVNIGIGSDAKKFVLQSIGRGVRIEPLKNKRKRLANLVQGKEVEIYVYQKVKSFILPIESLFVFGTNAGNLKQIIKALHDEKQDKNIGQEFQVNKASEEKQLLIPVYRDSDNIYAEEDIVQKFRMSRKDFELAQSYYNYLQEKVTLVKFESEVKILAKVAESFSAPDTYFDFDETRSIYDPELLLQRVFDYFSIRNKELEKFKKLEEEIVHFKKIKFSDGEKYNQIIENIQRVKNYDQKEVQEKAIDKEFDKTGDKTVYKQKLKQLEIDFIEEASFEELKIKYIPNHYFIPLIVSENERLDYLNHIITVPSEVKFIEHLEQYLKKEVNLFKNQDWWMFSKLDQSLDEVYIPYYNPKENRISKFKPDFIFWLQKGNNYQILFIDPKGTEHTDGLRKIDGFRRIYEQADKKAPEIFEHDSLKVTARLLLFPAKGGIAGIPEEYRAYWFDSFNDLLERLA